The Chlamydia sp. 04-14 genome includes a region encoding these proteins:
- the pgp3 gene encoding virulence factor Pgp3: MGNSGFYLNNNQNCVFADNIKVGQMQNPLQDQQLIVGTSSTPTAAKITAKEGLKVAITNTSGQDASIDLSIDPDALSKLILDQIQKDLVDAIIKNITSSLIQEVIDKIVSDPTLALTKAFKNFSISEKIQCNGLFTKTNIGTLLGGTEIGKFTITPDNTDSMFLISADIIASRMEGNVVLALVKEGDSAPCAVSYGYSSGIPNVCSLRTAINNSGTTPVTFSLRVGGMESGVVWVNALANGDSILGTTTTSNISFLEVKQQTNG; encoded by the coding sequence ATGGGTAATTCTGGTTTTTACTTAAACAACAACCAAAACTGCGTATTCGCGGACAATATTAAAGTCGGTCAAATGCAAAACCCCTTGCAAGACCAACAACTTATAGTTGGAACATCCTCTACTCCAACAGCTGCAAAAATAACTGCGAAAGAAGGTCTCAAAGTAGCGATTACAAACACGAGTGGTCAGGATGCTTCTATTGATCTATCAATCGATCCTGATGCTTTATCAAAGCTAATCCTAGATCAGATACAAAAGGATTTAGTAGACGCTATCATAAAAAATATAACAAGCAGCTTAATACAAGAAGTTATAGATAAAATAGTCTCTGATCCAACTCTAGCTTTAACTAAAGCTTTCAAAAACTTTTCCATATCAGAGAAAATTCAATGTAACGGTTTATTCACAAAAACCAATATCGGAACTCTTCTTGGGGGGACTGAAATTGGGAAGTTCACAATTACACCCGATAATACTGATAGTATGTTCTTAATCTCCGCCGATATTATAGCCTCTAGAATGGAAGGAAATGTTGTATTAGCTTTAGTAAAAGAAGGTGATTCTGCTCCTTGCGCTGTTAGTTATGGGTATTCATCTGGTATTCCTAATGTTTGTTCATTAAGAACGGCTATCAACAATTCTGGAACAACCCCGGTTACATTCTCACTAAGAGTAGGTGGCATGGAAAGTGGTGTTGTTTGGGTTAATGCGTTAGCGAATGGAGATTCTATTTTAGGCACAACAACAACATCGAACATATCATTTTTAGAAGTTAAACAACAAACAAACGGTTAA
- a CDS encoding virulence factor, producing the protein MNDKQNMTNDFIKIVKDVEKDFPELDIKMKVHKEKITFLNSPLELYHKSISVILNLLNQIQTSLGLFPDSPIVEQMEHNNLKLKKALIMLILSRKDMFSKAE; encoded by the coding sequence ATGAATGATAAACAGAATATGACTAACGATTTCATCAAAATTGTGAAAGATGTTGAGAAAGATTTCCCAGAACTAGATATCAAGATGAAAGTACACAAAGAAAAGATTACTTTTTTGAATTCTCCCTTGGAATTGTATCACAAAAGCATATCCGTTATTCTAAACTTGCTCAATCAAATACAGACATCTTTAGGTTTGTTCCCTGACTCTCCTATAGTCGAGCAAATGGAACATAATAATTTGAAGCTGAAAAAAGCCTTGATCATGTTGATTTTATCAAGAAAAGATATGTTCTCAAAAGCTGAATAA